From Gossypium raimondii isolate GPD5lz chromosome 11, ASM2569854v1, whole genome shotgun sequence:
AAAACTCAAACTACTGTTACCAGAATAGATGCACTTTCACCCAAGGCTCTTGAATCAACAGTGCTTCTGGATGCTCACAATATTTCTTGTGGGTATAAGCATGCTGTTTTAGTCACAAAACAGGGGCAGATCTTTAGTTGGGGTGAAGGAAGGGGTGGCAGGCTTGGGCATGGAGTTGAAGCTGATGTTTCTCAACCGAGGCTCATTGGTGCTCTTAGTGGGTCAGCTATTGGATTAGTTGCCTGTGGGGAATTTCATACCTGTGCTGTAACACTTTCAGGGGACCTTTATACCTGGGGTGATGGTTGTCATAATCTTGGTCTTCTAGGGCACGGTACTGAAGTTAGTAAGTGGATTCCTAAAATGGTAAGAGGTGATATTGAAGGTATGCGTGTGTCATATATCTCTTGTGGAGCTTGGCATACCGCTGCTGTTACATCGACAGGTAAATTATTCACATTTGGAGATGGAGCTTTTGGAGCTCTAGGCCATGGGGACCGTAGTAGCACAAGTTTACCTAGAGAAGTTCATGCTCTTAGAGGGCTACGAACGGTGAGGGCATCTTGTGGAGTTTGGCACACTGCTGCGGTTGTGGAAATGCCTCCTGAGTTATCTGGTGAGTTTTCATCTGGAAAGCTGGTCACCTGGGGTGATGGAGAGAAATGGCAGCTTGGACATGGTGATAAAGAACCCAGATTAGTTCCTTCTTTGGTAGCACTGTCAGGCACTACAAACTTTTCCCAAGTGGCTTGTGGCTACAGTATTACTGTTGCTCTAACTGACACTGGGAAAGTCTATTTCATGGGGAGTGATGGTCGTGGAAACCTTGGGAGCTCTGGATGTAGCAAGACTCCGACCTGCGTCAAAGGCAATATCAAAAACAGCCGAATTGAAGAGATAGCATGTGGTTCTTATCATATTGCTGTTCGTAGTTCGGATGCCAAGATTTACACCTGGGGAAAAGGTGCAAATGGTCAATTAGGTCATGGAGACAATGAAGACAGAAATATTCCCACTCTTGTTGAAGCTTTGAaaaacaaacaagcaatgagAGTGGTATGTGGCTCAAACTTCACTGCTGCCATTTGTCTTCATGACTGGGCACTAGGTGCCGATCATTTAAACTGTTCTGGGTGTCGAAATCCATTTACTTTCATCAGAAAGCGCCATAATTGTTACAACTGCGGGCTAGCCTTTTGTAAACCTTGTAGCAGTAAGAAATCTCTAAAAGCTGCTTTGGCTCCTAAGAAGAACAAGCCTTGTCGGGTCTGTGATGATTGTTTTTCCAAATTAAGTTGGAAAAAGGAGTCTCGATCAGCTCTTGAATCCGCTAAGAATTCAAGGGAAGTCATACATCTGAATGGTAATGAGTTAACAGACAAAGATATTATAAACCGAGCATCTTTTCCTAAACTAGCCAGGCTTCCGTCCTTTGATTCATTCAAGAGCCGCAATTGCAACCATGATAGAGGAGTATTTAAGTCGCAGTGTTACCCAAGCTTTTTATTAGGAAATTCTACGAGAAAATCAACTTCTGGTTTAAGAATGGTTTCTCGAGGATCATCCCCTCCTTCAAGGAAGTCGAGTCCAGTTTCttcttttacaagaaattcaatCCATACTGATCTTGCAAATCGAGAATTACTTCTTGATGACTCAAAGCACTCAGTTGAGAGCCTCACTCAAGAGATAAGTTTATTAAGAACACAGGTAATTATAATGATAGATTAAGATACAAACTGCAACTTATATTTGAGAATTATATGCGAAAAAAGCATATCAAAGGAGATATGGTGATTAATTATGAACGCTTTAGGTATCTAGAAATTTCAATTTGCTTTCGCAGGTGTGTGCAtgaattttttgttcatttatcaTTCCCTTACATATAGGGTCACCACTTTTATCCTTgatttctatttatatattttattccatAAAGTAATTTCTCGAAACGTGCTCTCCTTTTTCTATTGTGAACTTTGATTCTTAATTAAGGAGTGCAGTGCCCATTCTAGAGTCATTGTTTGTTTCTGTACTTAAATATCTTAAAGAACATTCATCAGTTGCTAAAAAGAATTCTATTgtcagaaaataaaaatgaggcATGGTACTAAACTATTGGTAATCAATAGACACCCTGCATAGGCTGCAGACATTCCTATGAGCTGAAAACATGGCAATTTGATTCAATATGAACTAAGGAGTGTCACTTACATATCTCGCAATTTATGTCAGGATGTTCTTCCATGCTCATGACAGGATACTATAGGTGCTGTAATTATGATGGTAATAATATGGCTTTCAGGTTGAGGATCTTACTGCCAAATCTCAAGTCCTAGAAGCAAAACTCGAAAGAACATCAAAGCGGTGGAAAGAGGCAATGGCTGCAGCAAGTGAGGAAGCTGAAAAGAACAAAGCTTCAAAGGAAGTAATCAGATCTCTAACAGCgcaggtaaaaaaaaaatctaggtTTTGCTATTGTACAGATATATGAGCTTTAAACTGGACATAAGTTTATAGTTAAAAACCCAATCTTGAATTGAACTTGTTCACTTATTTAAGGCATAGTTGGTCAAAGGTTGGGAATAGAAATATGGAAGAAAGCTATGTTACTCAGACTCGAGTAAGATATGGGTATGTGGCTAACATTGGTACATGAGTGTTGGACATGGATACTCAAATGAAGAATAAGAGCAACATAGAAGAAAGTAAATGGAGAAACCATAGGATTCCATtgtaccagaacacatacaaaGAATTCTATTATATCAAAGAAGTGGCATAAGCATGAAGGAACTTAGCACATTTGTTAGTAACGAGATACTTAGTCTCTTAATAATCTTTATGAACCGTGCATGGAAATCTACATGCACAGACCTTAGATATGTGGATTTTATTTACGCAACTATTGCCTTCTCAAAACCCTCGTAATAGAAGCTTTTATTTTAGGTTAGTAAGACAGTTCTACACTATGCATATATAACCACTCAAATGCTTAATTTGGAGAGGTTTCCAAGGAACAAGCACATTTATGAGCTAAAAGAATAAGAGCAGCAGGGAGGCCTCCACATAAGGTTCTTATGGACACTTGTGCATTCATGTAGTGTTCAAGTGTTTTGTGGTATTATAATTGTGTTTAAAGTATTTTAtagttatataaattttgatacgCTAGtaattcatattatataaattttgagacATTCATATATCcctattatttttctctatgtggtgtgtagctaggaatgaaaaattgaaacagAATTATGATGGAGAAGTGCTATGATTTAGTATTTTTGCCATCATTTCTATCCAATATAATACTACAATGGATTTGGTTAATGGTATTTTTTGACAGTTGAATCAAGGGCGTGGAAAAGGACCTGAACAATCAACTTTACCTAGGAACTGAGAGAGTTTCGGCTGCTGAACTCACGTTCTTGTTCAGATTCCAGAGTCCAGCCAATCTCCGAACACAAAGCCCTTTCAACATGCCTAGAATCTCGAGTGTGACAGGTTCGTACGGATATCACGGCATGGCCGAATAAACAGCAAAAAAGAGATTGGAGGACAAGTATTGGATAGTAAAATGCAGAACAGTTGGTTTTGAATACACGGGAGAGGAGGCATTGCCCTGAAAACCTGCAGTTGCAAGGGCAAAAATCCAGCCCCACTAGCATAGGATATACAGCTGATGCCTTATGATACAAAGTTGATGAAGAGAACATAGAAACTTCATATGTTTGATACATTTGATGAAGAATGTATTGACTTCCATTCCCATGTTGAATGCATATACAAAGCTAGTTTCACTTGGATAGCAAGCCATGCATTGCATCgatttttgcttgattttcGAACTATTCTTTTTGGAGGTCTTTGGTGTTGTCTTTTATAGACACtgaaattttcacttttttttaaatgcttttaaaaaattaaattaaattgagttcTTAAATTGGACGAAAGAGATGGAACACTTCAGAGGAAagtaggggtgtgcataattcgggtaaaaccaaaaaaattcggttaaccgaccgaattcggttaatcggtcggttaaccgaattttttcgtcggggtcggttaattttttatgattttcgttaacggttaattcggttcgaaaccggtcggttaacgaAAATTttcgttaaccgaaaaattaataaataaaattatccaacccaacccaaactcaattacccaacccaataaaactaaaactaaagtttacccaattacccaatccaataaaactaaaactaaaagacaacccaatttactaaagtctaaaacccaatttactttaataatttataaattttttaaattttaaaaataaaaataaaaaattcggTAATTCGGTATTTTTCGTAATTCGTTAATTAGGTTAATTCGGTAATTCGGTAATTCGGATAATTCGGTAATTGggtaattttaaccaaaaataaaaaatacataattttcggttaattcggttaaccgaccttattaaccgaaaaaatttcggttcggttaaatttttttaaaaaaaaatcggttcggttaacggttaaaatttttggaaggtcggttaattcggttatagtaatttcgggtcggttaaccggtcggttaaccgaatgaacacccctagaggaaagaaaagtgaatgttttttttattttaaaaaacataatttatgtGGTATTCCTTcatgtaatattttatactattataattaaaaattgaaataataatattaattttattattaaaataataattcaacttGGATTGAATTAGTATGAATCTTATTTGAGtaaattgaacttaataaatatgaCGAGTAAGCTCTCGACAAATCTATTTGGAGTAGCACTAGAAAAAAGAAGGGTATTTTTGGTTttcgaaattatttttgtttttattatttagtacctttcatgtccattttgaaatcaaagtttgatttttattttcattttaaagaaatgattcattttctatttttataaattgaaaaacaaatttgataaatgaaataaaatttgttttcgataacaaaaatattaaaaacatgtttaatatactattatcttataataaaaacataagaaataaaataaaattactatattatataattaaaatttaggtaagatattttaatatttaaaattgctaaaaaataaatttgtttgcatttgaatgaatttaaattagTGCCAATTCATttacttgaatttaaattttaaaatattttttaattttttcaattttaaaaacattttaagtaAAAGCGTCGGAGacaatatcttttaaaaaattcacatatttttaataaaattttcaatatattctCATTTTTATCGTGAAGATGATTTAAACACAAACTTTGGGCTTTTTAACTCTTTAGTCTTTATTTGGGCCTAAGTAGCTCATATCCCTTTGTTTAGCAACAGCAAATTTTCAGTTCTAAGgctttatcatattttttagggtttgcTTTATAAAACCCATTTGCAACCCTACCGTTGGTTGATGAAAGCAGCAAAGTCACTGTGTTAAAGAGAAACGGCGCCTCCGCCCTACAACAATGGTTCACGTCTCCTTTTACCGCAACTGTAAGCTCTCACTACCCCTTTTTTTCTATgacaaatatttcttttaactttgATCTGCTCTGGTATTTTCCATAGGTCTTATGTTAATCTTTTTTGTCCTAATGCATTGTTGGGTTTTCTTGTTTTGATGAAATAGAAATtgggtttttgtttgtttgtggtTTTAGTTAGATTTGCATAGTGAATTGAGGGGTTGAGTGGATGAAGATCTAGGGTTTCTTAGGTGGTTGTGATTTGTTTGGGTAAATGATTTTTAGGATTATGATTTGTTCCCCGCTATGTGAAATTATGAATGATAAACAGATGGGAAGACATTTAAGAAGCCTCGTCGTCCTTATGAAAAAGAACGATTGGATGCTGAGTTGAGGCTGGTGGGAGAGTACGGGCTGCGATGCAAGAGGGAACTCTGGAGAGTTCAGTATGCTTTAAGCCGAATCAGAAATGCTGCTAGGGATCTATTGACCCTCGATGAGAAGAACCCGCGTCGGATCTTTGAGGGTGAAGCCCTTCTTCGCCGGATGAATCGATACGGACTATTGGATGAGAGCCAGAACAAGCTTGATTATGTCTTGGCGTTGACGGTGGAGAACTTCCTCGAACGTCGCCTTCAAACTCTCGTGTTCAAGACTGGTATGGCTAAATCTATCCACCATGCCCGAGTTCTCATCAGGCAGAGGCATATCAGGTATTGATCTTTACTTgctaatgtaaaataatatgattttgtaGCTAAATATAGGTTATTTATTACATCATTACATATAGGAAACACTCGCACCCAAGTTTAGTAACGTAGTTGTTTGGTGTCTGACATTGGGATCATGTATGACTGGcataattatcattttgcctATCGATACTCAGCTCGGTTTCTTCTGGTTGTGTACAGGGTTGGAAGGCAGGTAGTCAACATTCCATCATTCATGGTGAGGGTTGATTCACAAAAGCACATTGATTTCTCGCTGACTAGTCCGTTTGGCGGTGGACGTCCCGGAAGAGTGAAGAGAAAGAACCAAAGGGCAGCTGCCAAGAAGGCTGCTGGTGGAGATggagatgaagaagatgaagagtaAGGTGATTGGGGTTCTTgatctttttttacttttacatGATTTAGAAAAATGATGTCTTGGTGTTTATTTTGGATTGATAATATTTTTGGACATTGTTAGAATTTTGTTTAGTTTCCAAGAAAATGagtttacttttctttattatttttttcctgaTATGAAATTACCTTCAGTTTTTTTAGTATTAATAAAAgcttatattacaatttaaggGATGATTATAATTGAATAGAAACTAGTGTTTAATATTTggttcataaattaaaaaattaaattaatttttatttattatatcattaaaaaaattataacttttttaaatattagtaaaactatctttaaaaataaaaatagatcaAATCGATGGAATTCGATTGACCACAATATGATTGCAAAGTTCAAAATCTGCGCAAATGTACACAGATTAGTTTGTAAACGGCACGGCTGCTGCCTGCTGGAATAAAATCCGCGTCCATTGAAAAGTCAACGCAATAATAAGGGCTAATATACTAGTTGGTACCTAAgattggttttaatatttaatttagtacttgaGTTTCTTTTTGCAATGTTCAAGTTGGTATTCAAGTCAAATGACACAACGAAAGTTTAACTCAAGGACTTAGCTAAAAAAACTTAGGTACCACagtgaataataaaataaatttagataccaattagaaaaataatctCCAGTATCAAATTGAATACAAAATTGTATATTAGCCTTAATCATGAAAATTGGAAAAGTTTGCTTCATATACTTTTTCCTGCAAGCCTCCGCATCCACCCCATCTCTCCTCACACAATACCTTTAAACCAAAACCCCCAAAACCCGTTAACCTATTCGACGATTCAACTCAACAATGGAATCCGTTAACTTCTTCAAAGGCTATGGCAAACTAAGCCACCTCGAAAGCCAAAACCCTCGCCGAAGATCTGCCTCAGCCGCCATCACCATCTCTGCTATCCTCCTCTTCACTTTAGTCATCGGCTTCACCCTTGCTGCCTTGTTGCTGCAACCCATCAATGACAAAGATCCCACCGACTCGGCCTCCGCCTCTTCTTTATCTTCCAACTTGGTTGAGTCTATCAAGACCATCTGCAACGTGACTCGGTACCCTGACTCATGTTTCACCGCTCTATCTTCTCTGAACGCCTCTACAAAACCTGACCTAGAGGCCTTCCTTGACCTCTCTCTCCAAGTAGCCATCACCCATCTCTCCGACCTCTCTTCCTCATTCAAGTCCCTCAACGATCTCCACTCTCAGCCTGCTTTAAAAGACTGCTTGACCCTGTTTGATGACGCCCTCAGTCGACTCAACGACTCAGTGTCTGCCATGAAGGTGGGTACCGGGAAGGAGCTTGTGTTGACTAAGGAGAAGATCAGTGATATCCAGACTTGGATCAGTGCTGCAATGACTGATCAGGACACGTGTAATGATGGGTTAGAAGAGATGGGATGGACGGCTGCTGATGAAGTCGTAAAATCTCAATCCCAAAGCTGTAAAGAGTCGATTAGTAATAGTTTGGCCATTGTTGCTAATATGCAGAATCTTCTACAAAAGTGTGGTCGCACCATGCACTGAAATGTTATTTGGGTTTGAATTCCATGTATTCATGTAGAGAGGGCTCTTGTTTTGTTGTTCTGTAAGGTGGTCCAAatataaatgtgtaaattttacaGTTTGAAAAGATTGTATGCAATCCCAAATTGTGTATTGTGTTCACAATATACTGTTTAAATAATGGTTAATAGGAATCGATTGTGAAGTAATGTTTACTGTTTCAATGTATGTGATGAAAGCCAGCAGCTGtggaatttttggtaaaaaaaaaaagaaacaaaagcaaaTCCAGTATTGTGTGTGATAATAATAGCTAAAAGAGGCATCTGTGGAGATCGGTTGTTTTCATTGATATTACGTAATTCGTAGGTTTATCAATTCAGAGGAATCTATTTGATCTCTGGCAATCATTGATTTTGAGTATAGCAGTGATTTTACGACTCGGATAACACCCCAAAGTCACCCACTCGTCACTAATGAAGAAACAATCCCACATGATTAAGTAGAAAAAGCAAGCGATATTTAAAAGGAAGGCTAAGACGTTGTCCGTTGGCTGAGTTGGGTAGCGCCTGCTTGTAGCCCGAGTGGGAGCATAAAAGTGGTGAGACTCTGGGTCAACTAACTGAATCGGTTCCATTGAGGCCCCTCTCTGGCTCGCCCGTTCCAAGCAAGGAGTTGAGACACGGGTCTTGTACGAAGGTCCGGGTCTCGTGTCTCCTATAGTGGAAGGAACGCATGAGGCTGGTTTCACAGAGCCATCGATAACTTCCCGCCGGTGCCACTTGAATCCACAATGGCTCTGTGGGGTTTCCCCTAATCGGACCACCGCTTTTTGTTTTGTAAACTTAATTCAAAAAAGTTatctctattattttatttttactagattatacttatatatatttcttagaaatgaatgatatatgtctttttaaataaaaactgaTTG
This genomic window contains:
- the LOC105802038 gene encoding pectinesterase 3; translation: MESVNFFKGYGKLSHLESQNPRRRSASAAITISAILLFTLVIGFTLAALLLQPINDKDPTDSASASSLSSNLVESIKTICNVTRYPDSCFTALSSLNASTKPDLEAFLDLSLQVAITHLSDLSSSFKSLNDLHSQPALKDCLTLFDDALSRLNDSVSAMKVGTGKELVLTKEKISDIQTWISAAMTDQDTCNDGLEEMGWTAADEVVKSQSQSCKESISNSLAIVANMQNLLQKCGRTMH
- the LOC105802039 gene encoding 40S ribosomal protein S9-2, which gives rise to MVHVSFYRNYGKTFKKPRRPYEKERLDAELRLVGEYGLRCKRELWRVQYALSRIRNAARDLLTLDEKNPRRIFEGEALLRRMNRYGLLDESQNKLDYVLALTVENFLERRLQTLVFKTGMAKSIHHARVLIRQRHIRVGRQVVNIPSFMVRVDSQKHIDFSLTSPFGGGRPGRVKRKNQRAAAKKAAGGDGDEEDEE
- the LOC105802041 gene encoding PH, RCC1 and FYVE domains-containing protein 1; translation: MADLQRNRLSDREHEQAISTLKKGMYLLKYGRWGKPKFCPFRLSNDEKSLIWISDKAEKQLKLSQVSRIVSGQRTAVFQRSPQPDKEHQSFSLIYNNGSLDLICKDRDEAEIWFTALRVLISEGDSSRRKSDATSDNTSTESQCSCTQRNSISNASSASSDIDPRDIQIVSLPHESSPQRRLGKAFSEVLAYTSIINSLTQKETVANHFSSESLGGLEISSVFDSFRSSLSSRVSSSSHRSSLEDFNALGGVFIWGEGTANGLLGGSHKTQTTVTRIDALSPKALESTVLLDAHNISCGYKHAVLVTKQGQIFSWGEGRGGRLGHGVEADVSQPRLIGALSGSAIGLVACGEFHTCAVTLSGDLYTWGDGCHNLGLLGHGTEVSKWIPKMVRGDIEGMRVSYISCGAWHTAAVTSTGKLFTFGDGAFGALGHGDRSSTSLPREVHALRGLRTVRASCGVWHTAAVVEMPPELSGEFSSGKLVTWGDGEKWQLGHGDKEPRLVPSLVALSGTTNFSQVACGYSITVALTDTGKVYFMGSDGRGNLGSSGCSKTPTCVKGNIKNSRIEEIACGSYHIAVRSSDAKIYTWGKGANGQLGHGDNEDRNIPTLVEALKNKQAMRVVCGSNFTAAICLHDWALGADHLNCSGCRNPFTFIRKRHNCYNCGLAFCKPCSSKKSLKAALAPKKNKPCRVCDDCFSKLSWKKESRSALESAKNSREVIHLNGNELTDKDIINRASFPKLARLPSFDSFKSRNCNHDRGVFKSQCYPSFLLGNSTRKSTSGLRMVSRGSSPPSRKSSPVSSFTRNSIHTDLANRELLLDDSKHSVESLTQEISLLRTQVEDLTAKSQVLEAKLERTSKRWKEAMAAASEEAEKNKASKEVIRSLTAQLNQGRGKGPEQSTLPRN